The sequence below is a genomic window from Paenibacillus sp. DCT19.
ATGTTAAAAAAATCAGGATTAGTGCATGTAACCCGTGGAAAAGCAGGGGCTACACTTGCACGAGATCTAAGTGAAATCACATTGTTCGACGTGTACACAGCAGTAAATGCAGTGAATGACAATAATCTCTTCAATATTCAAGAGAAGCCAAACCCCGATTGTCCGGTGGGGAAAAACCTTCAAGGAACGATCGAACCTATTTTTTCATTGGCACAGAGAGCACTGGAGAAAGTACTTGAGAATGTAACGTTACAAGATATAGTAGTTGATTTGGATAAGGATTCGGATTGAGTTTACTGAGAAAGCAATCTTTTTCTATATGAAATTTGAATAAAACATCCATTACAAGTGTTAATAAGGCCGCTAATCCTATGATTAGCGGTCTTTTTTTGCATCAGAGTATTTCATGCCTTGCTGCACAAACAAGTCAATAGCTCTAAAGGGTAATTTGGATCATTTTCATAGATTAGTTGAAAAGGGGTGACTGTTCCTTGACTATTTCATGTCAAGGAAGTGACTGCAATTGTGTCATTCACAATTGTAGATATAATAATTTTATATATCACGATGGTATGTATAGGACTGCGAGAGTAGGATAATTTAAGCATTAGCCATGTTGATTATCTCGGAATGCACCTTTATATCTTGATATGTGAAATTTTTCTCGTACTTTATTGTGTATTGAATCCTTAATCGAAAATGAAAACGGAGGTGACAGAGGTATGGAGTTAGATACGGTGTTATGGAGCAGATTGGTGACTGGCTTAACGCTTGGGTTTCACGTGATCTTTGCGACACTTGGTGTAGGTGTGCCTCTAATGATTGCTATTGCTGAGTTCATTGGCATTCGGAAGAAGGATAACCATTACATACTTATGGCGAAAAGGTGGTCACGAGGGTTTGTCATTTCCGTGGCAGTGGGTGTCGTGACAGGTACAGCGATATCTCTACAGCTTGCCTTGGTATGGCCGAACTTTATGAAGCTGGCCGGGAATGTCATTGCATTACCGCTATTTATGGAAGTGTTCGCGTTCTTCTTCGAAGCGATTTTCCTGGGCATTTATCTGTATACATGGGATCGATTCAAGAACCCGTATATTCACTGGTTGTTGACCATCCCCGTTGTGGCCGGAGCAGGAATGTCGGCTGTTTTTATTACAACCGTGAACGGATTCATGAACCAACCTGAAGGATTTGTCATGGAGGCAGGTCAATTCATGGCGGTTAACCCTGTGCAAGCGATGCTGAATACAGCAACATTCTCCAAGGTATTCCATGTGCTAAGCTCAGCCTATTTGACGGGGGCGGCTCTACTTGCAGGGATTGCTGCCCTTGCCATGCTGAGAAAAGGTGTTACTGCGTACCACAAGAAAGGCTTGAATCTAATGATGGCTGTTGTTTTAGTATTCAGTTTGCTGAACACACTCGCTGGAGATGTATCTGCCAAGTTTCTGGCTGAACATCAGCCTGAGAAGCTGGCAGCAGCGGAATGGCATTTTGAGACAGAGAGCGGCGCAGATTTAATTTTACTCGGATGGCTGAATGCGGAACATGAGATTATAGGAGCTCTTCACTTGCCTAAATTGCTCAGCTTCCTCGCCTTTGGAGACTTTAATGCCGAAGTGACGGGGCTGAATGAATTCCCACCGGATGAACAGCCGCCACTGCTGGTGCATTATTTATTCGATGTGATGGCCGGAATTGGATTCGCTCTATTAGCGATCTCCAGTCTATATTTCCTACTTGTGTTCTGGAAGAAGCGTAATCAGTTCAACAAATGGATGCTTCGCCTCGTCGCGCTGAGTGCTCCACTTGCGTTTCTTGCCGTTGAGATGGGCTGGTTCTATGCAGAGGTGGGACGACAGCCATGGATTATTCGAGGATATATGCGAGTGGAAGAAGCAGCGACTTCATCACCAAGTGTGAGAATATTATTTTTCGTGTTCCTACTGTTGTACATCGTGCTCGGCGTTATATGTGCTCTTGTATTAAGACGTTTGTTTAACAATAATCCTGCTGAGGTTGAGATGGAAAAATGGCTGAAGGCGAAACAGGATCAATCCGCGGACAAAGGAGGGCATGCCTGATGAGTTATGAATTAATCGGAATTTCGGTACTCTGGCTGTTCTTGTATGGCTATCTCATCGTAGCTTCTATTGATTTCGGCGCTGGATTTTTTGCCTTCTATGCCCGTTTGACGAAGCAGGATCACCTGATTAATCGTCTGATCTCCCGTTATCTATCGCCGGTCTGGGAGATTACCAATGTGTTTTTTGTATTTTTCTACATCGGTATTGTCGGTTTTTTCCCGGACACAGCCTCCTATTATGGCGCAGCCTTAATCGTGCCGGGAAGTATTGCTATCATACTGCTTGCCATTCGTGGCTCGTTCTATGCTTTTGAGAATTATGGTTCCAAAAATAATATCGTGTACCTGTTTTTATATGGAGCCACAGGTTTGCTAATTCCTGCATCGCTGTCAGTGGCACTGACACTGTCGGAAGGCGGATTTATCCTGAAACAGGGCGAGACCGTTACACTGGACTATTGGGCGCTGTTTACCAATCCATTATCGTGGAGCATCGTTGGACTGGCAATTGTCTCTGTACTATTTATTAGCGGAGCGTTTTTAACCTTTTATGCATCACGGGCAGAGGATCAGGGCGCACTCAAGCTGATGCGGAATTATGCTTTGTTCTGGAGCACACCAACCATCATTCTCGCACTGACTGCATTTATATATTTGGGTCAACACAATGAGCGCCACTTTCAAAATATGATGGATCTGTGGTGGTTGCTTGCACTTTCCGTTGCTTTCTTCATGGTTGCCATGTGGCTGCTGTTTAACGGACGTAGATATGGACTCGCATTTATCTGCATCATGCTTCAATTTTTCTGTGCATTTTTTGCTTACGGGATCGGTCAATATCCTTATATTCTTGATCCCTATATCACGATTCAGAGTAGTGCGACATCACCAGCCATGGGCTTCGCGCTTGTCGTTGTTTTTATCGGAGGACTATGCTTGCTGATTCCATCTCTTATTCTGGTCTTCAAGCTATTTCTGTTCGATGCGGATTATGTCAAAGGGAAAAAATAAAAGGAGGAGCGCACTGTGAAAAGGAAATCGAGTCTGATTGCTATGCAAATGTCATTACAACGAAAAAGCAGGCTTCTCCTTATGCTTATTTCTCTGGCACTGGGTGTCGCAATTATAAGCCAGGCTACGCTGCTGGCCGAAGCAGTCCAGCGAATCTTTGTAGAGAAAGCTTCCTTTGCATCAGTAGTGATGTTGCTCGGTATATTGCTGGCTGTTATGGCTCTGCGCACGCTGTTATCGTATGGCAATGGAAAGGTCGGCTTGCATATGGCTGCCCTGGCCAAGACGCATATGCGAGCTAAGGTGCTGCATAACCTGACTCATGCTTCCATGTCTTCAACCCTGCACGGACAGACGGGAGGGAAGGTCAGTGTTGCGCTGGATGCGGTAGATGAGGCGGATAGTTATTTCAGTCAGTACATGCCGCGCATGATGGAGGCAGCGATCATTCCGATTCTGATCCTAGTTGTTGCATTTACCCAACATGCTAACACGGGGTGGATTCTGCTCTGCACCGCTCCGTTTATCCCTTTATTTATGATTTTGGTCGGATTGCAAACCAAGAACAAGTCTGAGGAAAAATACGCGCAACTGGCTGAGTTTTCTGGTACCTTTCTGGACTCGCTTCAAGGGCTAGTGACATTAAAATATTTGGTAAGGCTGATCGTCAGCGCCAGGAGATTGAACGCAGTAGCCTCGGATATCGTGATACAACAATGAGCATTCTGAAAATTGCTTTTACGAATACCTTCATGCTGGAGTCGATCGTCATGTTAGGCATCGGGATCGTCGCTCTTGAACTTGCTATTCAGTTGCTAGTATTCAAGGCGATAACGTTCCACACAGCCTTTCTTGTGTTGTTACTCGTTCCCGAGTTTTACAGCCTGCTGAAAAATACAGGAACCGCTTTTCACAGCGGTAGAACCAGTATGGGAGCGATTCGCAAGGTGGAGCAGATGCTTACAGACGCGAATACGACGAGTGCACAGAGGGATGGCGAAAAGGTAGCTCATAACAATAAGAATGAGAATACCGATGTGATGGCTGAGGCTCAATTGGAACCATTGTCGTCGACTGAACATCCAATGCTGACGCCTATGCCACCGTCTATAGATCTAATGAATACCCAATTTCGGTATGCACCGGATTCATTTGAGCTTGAAGCAAGGAGGATCTCCATTAAACCAGGAGAGAATATCGCAATTGTTGGCAAAAGCGGCTCTGGTAAAACGACTCTACTTCACCTCATCTCCGGATTATTAAAACCGACGTCAGGAGAAGTTCTGGTTAATGGACGTCTGTTGTCCCAATATGATGAGGCCGCCTGGTTTGAGCAAGTTAGCTACATTACCCAGCATCCGTATATTTTCGCGGGTACATTGGCTGAGAACATTGCGATTGGTTCGGGGGCGAATAGTTCCAGAGCCGACATTGAACAAGCGGCTGAGGAAGCAGGACTCGGTACGGTGACTGCCCAATTGGAGCAAGGGTTGGATACCTATGTTGGTGAAGGAGGCAGGGGGTTATCTGGCGGGGAGAAACAAAGGCTTGCCCTTGCACGTGCGTTCCTGAAACGACCGGCTATCATCTTGTTTGATGAACCAACCGTTGGACTTGATGTTCACACTGAGCGGGTGCTACAACGTTCTATTGCATCACTAACACAAATGGCAACGATGATTACGGTAGCTCACCGATTATATACAATTCAGCAGGCGGACAGTATCTTATTCATGGAGAATGGTGTACTCATAGACTCCGGATCACATGAAGAACTGCTGCAGCGACTACCTCAGTATGCCGAGATGGTTCATATTCAACGAAAAGGAGGGTTAACATGAGTGAACTAGCTATTCTGTCCAAGGCCATGGTTCAGGAGCGTAAGGATATCTTGCTTTCTATTTTGGGTGGATTTATTGCAGGTATAGCAGGAGTAGGTCTATTCTCAGCCAGTGGGTATATGATCGCGCAAACCGTATTTGCGCCGCCACTTTACACCTTAATTGTACTTACCTCCATGGTCAAACTGCTCGGTTTTGTTCGAGCGGCGAGCCGTTACGGGGAACGATTGTACTCACACAGAGCGACGTTCTCCATGTTGAGCCGGTTGCGCACCTCCTTTTTTGCCAAGCTCATTCCCGTAACACCAGGCATACTGAATAAAAACCGAAGCGGGGATCTGCTTGCGCGGATTGTTGGTGATGTGGAAAGCCTGCAAAATTATTTTTTGCGTGTTGCGTATCCGCCGATCATCGTTATTATGGTGTTCTTGTCTACCGTGCTATTTACTTCCGTTTATTCGTTCTTGGTTGCGTGCTTGCTCGTACTGGGCATGTTAATTACGGCATTTGTTGTACCAGGTATCGTTTTGCTGGGACAGCGTAAAATACACGGTCGTGTACGGCAGCAACGGGCATTACTGTCTACGGAAGTAACCGAAGTATTGTATGGATTTCGCGATTTAAAGGTATATGGTCAATTGGAGCAAAGGGAGCAGCAGCTTCAGCAGACTTCCGCTGCATTGGCATTCGAGCAGCAAAGAGCAGCAGGGCATCTGCTTCGTGGGCAATCCATGCATATTTTTGTAACGTATCTCGTGACATGGGGTGTGCTGGTCGTTGGCGCATGGTTAATCATGGATGGGTCACTTGCCGGCGTTTATCTCGCGATGCTGATCCTGGCTACGCAGACCGTATTTGAAGAGGCAACAGCGATGGCTATATTGCCCGTATATAAACAGGATAGTGAACATGCAGCCAGACGACTGACCGAGACGGTTCAGAGTCCCGATATGCAGTCTGCACAACCAGGTCAACCGGATGGACTGTGCACTACCGAACAGGCCATTTCAATCCGACTATCTCACGTTACCTTTCAATATGAGGGGGAGTGGAGAGCAGCGTTGAATGATATTTCTATAACTTTTCCTCCTGGCTCCAAAACAGCGATTGTCGGACCCAGCGGTTCAGGAAAGTCTACCATTGTGGATCTATTACTTAAACTACGCGAGCCAGCGTCTGGCGACATACAGTTGAATGACGTTTCGCTAAGTAAGCTAGATGAAGAGAGGATATGGCAAGCAGCAAACGTTGTCTTACAGCAAAGTCACTTCTTCAAGGGAACCGTGCGGGATAACTTACTCCTGCAAGGGGAAGAGCATGCTGACGAACAATTAACGGCTGTGCTGGAGAAAGTCCAACTGCCCAATATGTTGCTCAGCGATCTAGTGTATGAAAAGGGCGAGAATCTCTCCGATGGCGAGAAACAGCGCCTGGCTATGGCAAGAGCTATGCTGCGGAGCGGACGCATATGGCTTCTGGACGAACCAACCTCTTCACTCGATTATGTGACAGAACAACGGGTGTTGCAGGAGGTCTTCGCACAGGCTGCGGATGATACACTTCTTCTCATCTGTCATCGGCTTACCGGACTTGAGAAAATGGATCAGATCGTGGTTATGGATCGAGGTAAGGTTGTAGAAACGGGTTCTTTCACGGAGCTGATGGAGCAGAAAGGCTACTTTTATGAAATGAAGAACATTGAGCTGCAAATGATCGGAGATCAACCGAGTACGTAGATTTGATGAATATGTTGTTTTAGTAGAGCATCTCATAGTGAGCCATATAACAGTAAAATCTTCTATGAAGAGGTTGTTCAAAAAGTTCACTTTTGATTACGAAGGATGCGCGAGCGGCATCTCAGCGTCGAAGATGGAATTCAGCCGAAATGTCCGTTGCTCACGTAGTTTTGCCTACGCTCCGCTACTCCATTTCTATCTTCATCCCATCTTCTCGGTACTGAAAACCGACCTTTTTGAACACGCACTATGAAGCCTATTCGGTGAAAGCGTTCAGTTGTTGGTGACGGATGTCATGAGCGCAAAATGAAAACACTCAAATTACTCCCAGTACATTGAGAATAATTTGAGTGTTTTTGCTCTGTTCATAAGGACGCAGCCATCCTAATAAGAAATGATCACCGAACACCAATATCCCGAATCATAATGCTACCTTTCTCCGACTGATCAAACACAAAGCTAATTTTTCTGATCTGCTCCGGCTTTAGAGCCGGATTATTTGCAATGAAATCAGCCAATTGGAAGGCATAGTTCTGGAACAGCGGCTCCTTCGTCGTCTGGAACAATGCAAACGGTGATTTCGCCAGAGCTCCTTCGAACATTGGCAGCAGCGGTGAGACGCTACTCAGCGGTAAACGGCTAGTATTTCCGAGCTCATCTTCTACGACAATGGTAATATCCACCGGCGTATCCGCTCCATCCACATCTTGATCGGTTTCCGTATTAGCGATGGAGAACACGATGGAACTTTGATTGGAAATGTCGATGTCTTGATCGGGTAGAATCACCCTGTATGCGGGTGCAGCAGAAGTAGCTGCCTGATCCCATTCCAGTGCAACGGCGTTATATGGATCGGTTGTATGCCCCATCTCGACGTTTTGCTCTTTCCATGTCTTCAGTCTTTCTCCTTCTAAGCCTCCCCTGGCAATGTGGTTGTTCCCGGATCACTGTCCTCGCCATAATTGCTAATGGTTAATGTATCTGCATCCCAATAATTGCTGATATACATCGTCTCGGGAAGCCATTCCCTGGCGTATCCAAGATCCTGAAACACCATCTGGTATGAAGTATTCTCCTGAAGAGTGGCTTCTAGAAAAGATGAGATGAGCACCTTGGCAGCCTGTATTTGCTGATCTTGCGGTAGAAGACTGGCTGTGTTGAACAACTGGTTGCCTAACCCGACACCGTCATGTTTGCCCCACTCGGTGTTGAATTGCCCGTGGTTAGCGCCATATATGTATACATAAGATTTGAAAAATTCACTACGATCCGTAAATTCAGTCCGGTAGTACTGGCTTGTTCCAACAAATGAAGTGACGTCCATGTCATGGGTGCCATGCAAAGCCAGATAATTCACGTCTTTTAAGGACACGGGCTGTCCTCCCGGTTTATATTGTCCGTCGGTACCCGCTATGGACACAATGGATCGGATGTTGAAATTGTAATTAAACTTGATGTTGGCGTTCTCAGGATAAGAGGTCATCTTGTTGTACGCCGCCGCTGTGGTTACAGCCTCAGCTCCCCGTGAATGTCCAATCAGAGCGATCCGCTCCATATCCACTTTGCCATAGAATGGATTATCTCGTGCAGCATTCCATTCTTCCCACACTTTAAGATGTTCCAGCAGCAACCATCCCCGAGCCCGATTTTCCCCTTGTAGGGGTTTGAAAACAAACCATTCGTTAAATGGCGAGGAGTTGAGGAAGTTCTCATCAATGGAAACGACAATATTACCGCGACTTGCCAGCAATTCACCTAAATAGGCATAACCGGGATCTGAATATTTCGTCGCAAGGTGGTTGCCATGCACGATGAGCACAAGTGGAAAAGTGCCGTCATCTTCGGGATACCAGACGGTTCCGTTTAAAGGCATTGCGCCAGCGCCAAAACCAAACGTGCTTGTGCGTTTCTTCGTCCAATCACCAACAAAGGCTGATCCATCGACGGATTTAGTGGTCAGCGTCTTTTTTGTGCTCAGATCGTCGCGATACGTTGTGTGGCTTCCGTAGGTCAGAGATTTCACAGAAAATGTTCCAGGTTCTGCCGGATTGGTTAATAGGGCTGTGTAAGCTTCAGCAGGCTTGACCATTTGCAACGGATAGGGTGCGGCAAATTCCTTCTGTCCTTCGCTGACGATCCAGTAACCCATTCCACAGACGAAGAGGACGGCAATCGCAGCACTTGTTGTTGCCCGGACTTTCTTCCAAATTCCAGCTTCCCGGTAGACTCCACTGATGAATCGATAGAGCAGTGCGCCAAGCACGGAAAAGGAAATGAGGATGCATACCACAATAAGCAGCGTAAGGGGGATAGGCCCGAGTAAGCTGAGTAAAAGTAATAAAAGCGAAGTAAGCATGGTCCATACGTAACGTGAAGGTATTTTTTTGCCCCAATGCAGCAGTCCTGTAAGAATTCCGGTTATCGCTACTGTCGCGAGCAGGAACAGAATGCTGCCAATCCAGTAGTCACTCGCACCTCGTGATCCCAAATAATAATAGGCTTGAACGAAATATAACGATAGGGTCACTAGAGATAGAGCAGCTACAGCGCCTTTCCAGCCTGGTGTGAGAGAAGGAATCCGCTTCTTTTTAATAGAGAATAAGGGCCTCTTTTTGGTCGTTTCCTCGGCACTTACGCCGGCGTTCTCCATGGATGTTCCACCTTTCAATGCATATGTATATCACACTTTAACTTAAATGTGTTGTGTATGTTCTTCTCTGAGTCTAACAGAAGATTCTTGCTGTAGTCCGTCATTTTTCTTACGTTATTATTAACAATCGGTAAATCCATACTTTCCAGCCAATAGGAGCTACTCCGAAAATTAGATGGCACCATTTCCCACCTTTATCCGTATGAACTAAGGATGTCCATTCTATTGAATCAATGATTGGCAACTATACTTATCCCAAAGGAGAATACATAATATGAAAAATTGGAAACGCATGCTCTTATCCCTTACGGTCTCGGTAAGTTTGCTCGCATCAGCAGTACCAGCTATGGCAGCGCCTCAGGAGACTTCCGTCAAGGTTAATGATCAGGCAGTACAATATGCTACAGGTGCACCAATCTTGGAGAAAGGAACGACTCTTGTTCCACTGCGTACAACGCTGGATGCGATGGATGTGAAGCTGACGACGGCAACGGATGATACGATTACGGCTGTAGTTGATGGTCGGACGATTACACTCAAAAGCAAGCTTACACGGATCAACGGAGTAACGTATGCACCGATTCGTATCGTTGGTGATGCAGCGGGTTATGAAGTTCGCTGGGATTCCGCCACGCGTACCGTATTGCTGGTATCCAAGGGTGGAGACACTGAGACGGTCCAAACTGGTGGACGCGGCTTTATGTGGGAAGTCGAGAAAAACGGTAATACCGTCTATCTCGTAGGTTCAATGCACGTTGCGGATGAGAGTTTCTATCCACTGCGTCCTGAATTTGAAGAAGCCTTTGCGGAAGCAGACTACCTGGGCGTAGAAGTAGATATTAGCACAGCTACGGATGAGCAGCAGAAGATGATTCTCGATCTCGGCACCTATCAGGATGGGACAACGCTGAAAGACCATATCTCCAGTGAAACCTATGCAAGTCTGGGTAAACTTTTGAAGGAGAATGGTATTGAACCCGACGCTTTTGATACATTCAAACCATGGGTGGTAGAAATTACACTCGGAGGACTGAAGTCAGTGGATGGTGGATATGAAGCATCGGAAGGTGTGGATTTGTATTTCATCCAGAAGGCGGTACAGCGCAAAATTCCAGTGATTGAACTGGAGTCCTATGAATCTCAGCTTGGAATGTTCAACAACTTCTCCAAAGAATTGCAAGAGGAAACACTCAAATCAACCATTGATAACTTCGATGTACTAGATACGAGTTTGAATCAAATGGCTGAGATGTGGAAAACGGGGGATGACGAGCAGCTACTTGAGCTGACGAACAGCTTCTCGGACAATGAAGAGTACAACAAGGCTATGCTGGTTGACCGTAATATCGGTATGGCGGATAAGATCGACGGGTACCTGAAGAATGGTAAAGGGGAAGAGTACTTCATCGTTGTTGGCGCAGCACACTATCTGGGTGAGCACGGCATCGTGAAACTTCTTGAAGATAAAGGGTATACGGTGGAGCGGAAATAAGGCTATAAGGCGAAATAACAAGGTAGCTATAAGTTGTATGACTTAAAAAAGAACAACCACTTCCTACGTTATCGATGATATTGCTGTAGTAGAGAAAACAAGTCAAGACCGTGGGTAAATACCCACGGTCTTTTATTCATGGTCACACATACGTTAGTGAATGGCGAACTTAGCCCTTCACAGCCAAACGCTATCCATCGAATGGATATTGACAAAAGATGGCCAGCACTCGCATACTTACAATATAAACTTTATAAAGAATATTTATTTAGTATCTACTTTGAAGAGAGGAGTTACATCCATGGCAACTTGGTTTCTGATCATAATCTATTTAGCCTTTATTAGTCTGGGGCTTCCGGATTCGCTTCTTGGCTCTGCTTGGCCGGTCATGTGGCCGGAGATTGGTTCTTCT
It includes:
- a CDS encoding MFS transporter; the encoded protein is MENAGVSAEETTKKRPLFSIKKKRIPSLTPGWKGAVAALSLVTLSLYFVQAYYYLGSRGASDYWIGSILFLLATVAITGILTGLLHWGKKIPSRYVWTMLTSLLLLLLSLLGPIPLTLLIVVCILISFSVLGALLYRFISGVYREAGIWKKVRATTSAAIAVLFVCGMGYWIVSEGQKEFAAPYPLQMVKPAEAYTALLTNPAEPGTFSVKSLTYGSHTTYRDDLSTKKTLTTKSVDGSAFVGDWTKKRTSTFGFGAGAMPLNGTVWYPEDDGTFPLVLIVHGNHLATKYSDPGYAYLGELLASRGNIVVSIDENFLNSSPFNEWFVFKPLQGENRARGWLLLEHLKVWEEWNAARDNPFYGKVDMERIALIGHSRGAEAVTTAAAYNKMTSYPENANIKFNYNFNIRSIVSIAGTDGQYKPGGQPVSLKDVNYLALHGTHDMDVTSFVGTSQYYRTEFTDRSEFFKSYVYIYGANHGQFNTEWGKHDGVGLGNQLFNTASLLPQDQQIQAAKVLISSFLEATLQENTSYQMVFQDLGYAREWLPETMYISNYWDADTLTISNYGEDSDPGTTTLPGEA
- a CDS encoding cytochrome d ubiquinol oxidase subunit II, whose protein sequence is MSYELIGISVLWLFLYGYLIVASIDFGAGFFAFYARLTKQDHLINRLISRYLSPVWEITNVFFVFFYIGIVGFFPDTASYYGAALIVPGSIAIILLAIRGSFYAFENYGSKNNIVYLFLYGATGLLIPASLSVALTLSEGGFILKQGETVTLDYWALFTNPLSWSIVGLAIVSVLFISGAFLTFYASRAEDQGALKLMRNYALFWSTPTIILALTAFIYLGQHNERHFQNMMDLWWLLALSVAFFMVAMWLLFNGRRYGLAFICIMLQFFCAFFAYGIGQYPYILDPYITIQSSATSPAMGFALVVVFIGGLCLLIPSLILVFKLFLFDADYVKGKK
- a CDS encoding TraB/GumN family protein, with protein sequence MKNWKRMLLSLTVSVSLLASAVPAMAAPQETSVKVNDQAVQYATGAPILEKGTTLVPLRTTLDAMDVKLTTATDDTITAVVDGRTITLKSKLTRINGVTYAPIRIVGDAAGYEVRWDSATRTVLLVSKGGDTETVQTGGRGFMWEVEKNGNTVYLVGSMHVADESFYPLRPEFEEAFAEADYLGVEVDISTATDEQQKMILDLGTYQDGTTLKDHISSETYASLGKLLKENGIEPDAFDTFKPWVVEITLGGLKSVDGGYEASEGVDLYFIQKAVQRKIPVIELESYESQLGMFNNFSKELQEETLKSTIDNFDVLDTSLNQMAEMWKTGDDEQLLELTNSFSDNEEYNKAMLVDRNIGMADKIDGYLKNGKGEEYFIVVGAAHYLGEHGIVKLLEDKGYTVERK
- the cydC gene encoding thiol reductant ABC exporter subunit CydC — its product is MSELAILSKAMVQERKDILLSILGGFIAGIAGVGLFSASGYMIAQTVFAPPLYTLIVLTSMVKLLGFVRAASRYGERLYSHRATFSMLSRLRTSFFAKLIPVTPGILNKNRSGDLLARIVGDVESLQNYFLRVAYPPIIVIMVFLSTVLFTSVYSFLVACLLVLGMLITAFVVPGIVLLGQRKIHGRVRQQRALLSTEVTEVLYGFRDLKVYGQLEQREQQLQQTSAALAFEQQRAAGHLLRGQSMHIFVTYLVTWGVLVVGAWLIMDGSLAGVYLAMLILATQTVFEEATAMAILPVYKQDSEHAARRLTETVQSPDMQSAQPGQPDGLCTTEQAISIRLSHVTFQYEGEWRAALNDISITFPPGSKTAIVGPSGSGKSTIVDLLLKLREPASGDIQLNDVSLSKLDEERIWQAANVVLQQSHFFKGTVRDNLLLQGEEHADEQLTAVLEKVQLPNMLLSDLVYEKGENLSDGEKQRLAMARAMLRSGRIWLLDEPTSSLDYVTEQRVLQEVFAQAADDTLLLICHRLTGLEKMDQIVVMDRGKVVETGSFTELMEQKGYFYEMKNIELQMIGDQPST
- a CDS encoding cytochrome ubiquinol oxidase subunit I, encoding MELDTVLWSRLVTGLTLGFHVIFATLGVGVPLMIAIAEFIGIRKKDNHYILMAKRWSRGFVISVAVGVVTGTAISLQLALVWPNFMKLAGNVIALPLFMEVFAFFFEAIFLGIYLYTWDRFKNPYIHWLLTIPVVAGAGMSAVFITTVNGFMNQPEGFVMEAGQFMAVNPVQAMLNTATFSKVFHVLSSAYLTGAALLAGIAALAMLRKGVTAYHKKGLNLMMAVVLVFSLLNTLAGDVSAKFLAEHQPEKLAAAEWHFETESGADLILLGWLNAEHEIIGALHLPKLLSFLAFGDFNAEVTGLNEFPPDEQPPLLVHYLFDVMAGIGFALLAISSLYFLLVFWKKRNQFNKWMLRLVALSAPLAFLAVEMGWFYAEVGRQPWIIRGYMRVEEAATSSPSVRILFFVFLLLYIVLGVICALVLRRLFNNNPAEVEMEKWLKAKQDQSADKGGHA